The DNA segment ACAGGAGATTATTTTGTTCATGTTATCGATACTAAATCTGGCTGTCTTGTGGCGTCAGATACTGCTACTGCCATCTTAAATGCATTACCTACATTTAGTATTGGAGGTTACGATGGTCCAATCTGTGCCAAAAGTACTATTTTAAGTATTGAGGACAGAAGTTTAGTGGGCATACGTTCAGAGTGGTTCTTAGAAGACGAACTTATTGCAACGAATATCCAAAGTTATCAAATAGATCGAAGTGGACGTTATCAGATTATTCTAACAGATACAACGAAAGAGACGAATTGTACATACCAACAAGAAGTTCAAGTAGTATTGAATGATTTCCCTGAGTTAAGTATTAATGACAATGAGGATACTCTTCAAGTCTGTAAAGGAGAAACCTTTGAGTTATTCTATCAGTCTGATAGAACCGTGGATGTTGAATGGAGTACCGGAGAAACAACTGCGTTAATTCAACCAGAAGCTACGGTTAGTCAATGGTATTCTATTGTAGCGACTGACAAGAATGGGTGTCAAAGTGAAGCCAGTATTTATGTCAATGTTCAAGAAGTGGTTATTGAACTTCCAGAGACAGCATTAATCTGTGCAAATGGAGATGATACTGAAATTGCTGTTGACCCTGGCTACAAAACCTACCGTTGGGAAAATGAACTTGGTACAGTGGTTTCACAATCCAATATCCTTTCTACAAATATCACTGGGACTTATACTTTATATGTAAGTAATGAATTAGGTTGTTCTATTGAAAAGTCAATCACACTTAACGGTGTGGATGACCTTACTTTAGAAGCAACTAATTACCCAACTATTTGTGATGATGATGAGTCCGCTACCATTCAAGTAACCGAAGGGTTTAAGTATTATTTCTGGGAAGGTTCTAGTGTTTCAACAGGACCGACTTATGAAGCTTATGAGCTAGGTACTTATGAGGTTGTAGCAGTGACAGAAGCAGGTTGTGAGTATGTATTACAAATAGATGTCACTAACTGCTGTGGGCCTGAAATTGATATGTTGGAGTCTGATAAAGGCAAAACTATTGTCTTCACCCCTCACTCTACCCCTGGAGAAAACGACTTGTTCAAATTAGAATATAAATATGTAGATAGTTTCGAGATGAGAATTTATTCTCGTTGGGGTAATGAAGTATTCTACACAACCAATCCAGAAGATGCTTGGGATGGTAAATTCTCTGGAAAACCTGCTCCATCTGATATCTATCAAGTAATTATCAATTACACTGGATGTTTTGAGGGTGGCGTCAAACAAGAACAAGAAGTCATTCAACTTTACCTAGCAGATTAACATGAAAAAGTTATTTATATATTTAATGTTTATGGGGATGTTTGTTTATCAGACATCCCATGCTCAGTCTCCTCTTTTTTCTCAATACAATACCTCTAATTTGTATACCAACCCAGCTACGGTAGGTATGACGGGAAGTCCCTTTGTAGGGAAAATGGGAGTTAGAGACCAATGGAGTAACCTTGATGGTGGATACCAAACGCAATATGCAAGCTTTGAAATGAATACCTTACAAAAATTGAATGTAGGTTTTCTCGCTTCCAATGATATTGCAGGACACAATGGATTAAATACCATCAACTTATCTGGAGTGATCGGTTATGTTATACCGTTGAATAAGCCAAAACGTATGTACCATGGTAACTTATCTAAAACCTGGTATTTACAACCGGCCTTACAGCTTGGTATTATTAATAAAGCGATCCGTTCACAATACAAAAATATTGATGATATCAATGATGGAACACCTACTCAGAATCTCAACGGGCTTTCAGATTGGTTTCCTGAATTAGGGTTTGGCTTATTAGTGACCAATAAAGAAACATGGTTT comes from the Flammeovirga agarivorans genome and includes:
- a CDS encoding PorP/SprF family type IX secretion system membrane protein; amino-acid sequence: MKKLFIYLMFMGMFVYQTSHAQSPLFSQYNTSNLYTNPATVGMTGSPFVGKMGVRDQWSNLDGGYQTQYASFEMNTLQKLNVGFLASNDIAGHNGLNTINLSGVIGYVIPLNKPKRMYHGNLSKTWYLQPALQLGIINKAIRSQYKNIDDINDGTPTQNLNGLSDWFPELGFGLLVTNKETWFGVAAHHLFQTGEEVDDINNVLLPPDVRYTVHGGILKELSSNDVSVGGSFILRVQAGIYQSDFTVNASKTMLYKNNQITIGGSLGYRTFIDSQQESNRDAIIIGTSVRFNNFEFGYSYDYTISNLTQNTMGTNEYSIVIYPSWDKKKKWEDKYKKRNHVSCPSVADPRNYR